The Alteromonas stellipolaris genome includes a region encoding these proteins:
- a CDS encoding M14 family metallopeptidase, with the protein MNFKTYPWVSIVSICILLAGHGASAKDIDVAGTLVAEGSREDIIIPVGAGGNNSAELETFIPVTVINGVKSGPVLATIAGVHGYEYNSILATEKWLANIDPSTLTGTIIAVRVAHIPAFEEKSIYVNPHDRKNLNRSFPGKEDGTQTEQIAWNLSNHVIAKADFVIDLHSGDGAEWLAGFVGVYGGPLSSNYNQAMLVAEGFNFPNIVTYKMNTQKQVDTRRSLNRQAVAHGAPTILVEIGENGSKKEEHVNAMVKGLEEATRILGITSPSTINNSKAALTSQSASVSRYFEGTFSVPVNFSGLWFPEITTGQFLKKGDTLGVVKDYFGNTVETVIAPESGFALYGLSGPSVKQGQSIMTIAKEVK; encoded by the coding sequence ATGAATTTTAAAACGTATCCTTGGGTCAGTATTGTCTCCATTTGCATTTTATTAGCTGGTCACGGGGCAAGCGCAAAAGACATAGACGTTGCAGGCACTTTAGTAGCCGAAGGTAGCCGAGAAGACATAATCATTCCTGTGGGTGCTGGTGGAAATAACAGCGCAGAACTAGAAACCTTTATTCCTGTAACCGTTATTAATGGGGTTAAATCAGGACCTGTACTTGCGACCATCGCTGGCGTTCATGGCTATGAATATAATTCAATTTTAGCCACTGAAAAATGGCTGGCGAATATCGACCCTAGTACATTAACCGGCACTATTATTGCGGTGCGTGTGGCGCACATTCCTGCGTTTGAAGAAAAAAGTATTTACGTAAACCCTCATGATAGGAAAAACCTTAATAGAAGTTTTCCTGGCAAGGAAGATGGAACGCAGACTGAGCAAATAGCATGGAATCTATCGAACCACGTTATTGCAAAAGCCGACTTTGTTATCGACCTTCATAGTGGTGATGGAGCTGAATGGCTGGCTGGTTTTGTGGGGGTGTATGGTGGGCCGCTTTCAAGTAATTACAACCAAGCCATGTTAGTAGCAGAAGGGTTTAACTTCCCAAATATCGTGACTTACAAAATGAATACACAAAAACAAGTAGATACCCGCCGTTCGCTAAATCGCCAAGCGGTAGCTCATGGTGCCCCAACCATTTTGGTCGAAATTGGTGAAAACGGTTCGAAAAAAGAAGAACACGTAAATGCGATGGTAAAAGGGCTTGAAGAAGCCACTCGTATTTTGGGAATTACTTCACCTTCAACTATTAACAACAGTAAAGCTGCGCTTACCTCGCAGAGCGCGTCTGTCAGTCGCTACTTTGAAGGGACTTTTTCGGTGCCGGTTAACTTTTCGGGTTTATGGTTTCCTGAAATTACCACTGGGCAATTTCTGAAAAAGGGCGATACGTTAGGGGTAGTAAAAGACTATTTCGGCAATACGGTTGAAACCGTGATTGCACCTGAAAGCGGCTTTGCGCTATATGGGTTATCAGGGCCTTCAGTCAAACAAGGGCAAAGTATTATGACCATTGCTAAAGAAGTAAAATAA